In Myxococcus stipitatus, the following are encoded in one genomic region:
- a CDS encoding sensor histidine kinase, whose amino-acid sequence MALSHHTRKTASVQRLLLVAGVLTWGVVGATRGEEILRNPSLLASLRELVWFIAFVSFGVAYWRSARARGEGDLLWLGVQSVAALAVIGTGGTGVEGALLAIVAAQVAESMPQRMATAWVVAQSVAMLCVFLVLYSLERALLQTLIFVGFQGFTLGSTIVMVREALGRAELARLHVELHSAQALLAAREREGERLRIARELHDSLGHHLTALSLNLEAAVYTAREPDSLEHLRRAREASRVLMAEVRQSVSALRESPTPLLETLRELAQGAPGLTVHLDVPGALVLASAEATHSLIRCVQEVLTNTLRHAQATQLWVRITSEADGGVRVLTRDDGQGANAPTPGAGLRGMRERFVRLGGHVEWRATVGRGWELEAWLPAACEAEAS is encoded by the coding sequence ATGGCCTTGAGTCACCACACGAGGAAGACAGCCTCGGTCCAGCGGTTGTTGCTGGTGGCCGGAGTGCTCACGTGGGGAGTGGTCGGCGCCACTCGCGGCGAGGAGATTCTGCGCAACCCCTCGCTGCTCGCATCACTCCGGGAGCTCGTCTGGTTCATCGCGTTCGTCTCGTTCGGTGTGGCGTACTGGCGCAGCGCCCGGGCACGAGGCGAGGGCGATTTGCTGTGGCTGGGCGTGCAGTCGGTGGCGGCGCTCGCCGTCATCGGCACTGGCGGAACGGGGGTGGAGGGCGCGTTGCTCGCCATCGTCGCGGCGCAGGTCGCCGAGTCGATGCCCCAACGCATGGCGACGGCCTGGGTCGTCGCGCAGTCCGTGGCCATGTTGTGCGTCTTCCTGGTTCTCTATTCGCTGGAGCGCGCGCTGCTCCAGACGCTCATCTTCGTCGGCTTTCAGGGCTTCACGCTGGGCTCGACCATCGTCATGGTCCGGGAGGCCCTCGGGCGAGCCGAGTTGGCGCGTCTGCATGTGGAACTCCATTCCGCGCAGGCGTTGCTCGCCGCCCGGGAGCGGGAAGGGGAGCGATTGCGCATCGCTCGCGAGCTGCACGACTCCCTGGGCCATCACCTCACGGCCCTGTCGCTCAACCTGGAAGCCGCTGTGTACACCGCGAGGGAGCCGGACTCGCTCGAGCATCTGCGGCGCGCTCGCGAAGCCTCGCGTGTGCTGATGGCGGAGGTTCGTCAGTCGGTGTCCGCGCTGCGGGAGTCCCCCACGCCTCTGCTCGAGACACTTCGTGAACTCGCTCAAGGCGCACCCGGGCTCACCGTCCATCTCGATGTGCCGGGGGCGCTGGTGCTCGCTTCAGCGGAGGCGACGCATTCGCTCATCCGCTGCGTCCAGGAGGTCCTCACGAACACACTCCGTCACGCGCAGGCGACGCAGCTCTGGGTGCGCATCACCTCCGAGGCGGACGGTGGCGTTCGGGTCCTCACTCGGGATGACGGCCAGGGCGCGAATGCCCCCACGCCAGGGGCGGGGTTGCGAGGGATGCGTGAGCGCTTCGTGCGCCTGGGAGGCCATGTGGAGTGGCGTGCGACGGTGGGACGGGGATGGGAGCTGGAGGCCTGGCTGCCGGCGGCATGTGAGGCGGAGGCGTCGTGA
- a CDS encoding response regulator transcription factor, translating into MIRIVLVDDHALVRQGLRSLLDLTPDLRVVGEAVDGEDALAKVAALVPDVVLMDVRMPRMSGLEALRQLRREPVNWRVVLLTTFDEDTAIVEALRARVQGFLLKDVSLEELADAIRRVHAGETLLPPGVAERVARGLADLGRDFPHAELPEGLTRREVEVLRLIARGLSNREIAHALGTAEGTVKNQTSSILSKLGVRDRTRAVLRAMELGCL; encoded by the coding sequence ATGATTCGAATCGTCCTGGTGGATGACCACGCGCTGGTACGGCAAGGGCTCCGCAGCCTGCTGGACCTCACGCCGGACCTGCGGGTCGTGGGCGAAGCGGTGGACGGCGAGGATGCGCTGGCGAAGGTGGCCGCGTTGGTCCCCGACGTCGTGTTGATGGACGTGCGCATGCCACGCATGTCGGGCCTGGAGGCCTTGAGGCAGCTGCGCCGTGAGCCAGTGAACTGGCGCGTGGTGCTGCTCACCACCTTCGACGAGGACACGGCCATCGTCGAGGCGCTGCGTGCCAGGGTGCAGGGCTTCCTGCTCAAGGACGTGTCCTTGGAGGAACTCGCGGATGCCATCCGCAGGGTCCACGCTGGAGAGACGCTGCTGCCTCCTGGTGTCGCGGAGCGCGTGGCGCGGGGGCTCGCGGACCTGGGCCGGGACTTCCCGCACGCGGAGCTTCCCGAGGGACTCACCCGTCGCGAGGTCGAGGTGCTGCGCCTCATCGCCCGGGGCCTGAGCAATCGCGAGATTGCCCATGCGCTCGGGACGGCCGAGGGCACCGTGAAGAACCAGACCTCCAGCATCCTGTCGAAGCTCGGCGTGAGGGACAGGACCCGCGCGGTGCTCCGGGCCATGGAGCTTGGCTGCCTGTAG
- a CDS encoding DUF72 domain-containing protein has protein sequence MAPQRGPSQLDLFTGAPVEAPTRGRGRSQPVEPAPVPEALATLGRELPQGVYLGTSSWTFPGWNGLVYDHEAAASQLAREGLGAYARHPVLRTVGIDRTFYGPITAEAFADYAEQVPSDFRFLAKAHEVCTLARFPTHERYGAQRGQLNERFLNASYAEEFVVRPFVEGLGDKGGPLVFQFPPQDPQVLGGVARFVERLHAFLTALPKGPLYAVEVRNEELLTEGFAQALADVGASPVLAIWAHMPNMGLQAKRTRALDARALVVRWMLPPNLGYEEARARYAPFNRLVDEDVPTRDLLARACLAGLRRERPVFVTINNKAEGSAPLSAIKLAERIVSGRTQEGSQRSVVS, from the coding sequence ATGGCTCCACAGCGCGGACCTTCCCAGCTCGACCTCTTCACGGGGGCACCCGTGGAGGCGCCCACTCGGGGCCGTGGACGCTCGCAGCCCGTGGAGCCCGCGCCGGTACCGGAGGCCCTGGCCACGCTGGGCCGCGAGCTTCCCCAGGGCGTCTACCTGGGCACCTCGTCGTGGACGTTCCCGGGTTGGAATGGCCTCGTCTATGACCATGAGGCCGCCGCGTCGCAGCTCGCGCGCGAGGGCCTGGGCGCCTACGCGCGTCACCCCGTCCTGCGCACGGTGGGCATCGACCGAACGTTCTACGGCCCCATCACCGCCGAGGCCTTCGCCGACTACGCCGAGCAGGTCCCCTCGGACTTCCGCTTCCTCGCGAAGGCCCATGAGGTCTGCACCCTGGCGCGCTTTCCCACCCATGAGCGCTATGGCGCGCAGCGGGGCCAGCTCAACGAGCGATTCCTGAACGCGTCATACGCGGAGGAGTTCGTGGTGCGCCCGTTCGTCGAGGGACTGGGTGACAAGGGCGGCCCGCTCGTCTTCCAGTTCCCGCCGCAGGACCCGCAGGTGCTCGGGGGCGTCGCGCGCTTCGTCGAGCGGCTGCATGCGTTCCTCACCGCGCTGCCCAAGGGCCCGCTGTACGCGGTGGAGGTGCGCAACGAGGAGCTGTTGACGGAGGGCTTCGCGCAGGCGCTGGCGGATGTGGGCGCAAGTCCCGTGCTGGCCATCTGGGCGCACATGCCGAACATGGGCTTGCAGGCCAAGCGCACGCGAGCGTTGGACGCGCGGGCGCTGGTGGTGCGGTGGATGCTGCCGCCGAACCTTGGCTACGAGGAGGCTCGAGCCCGCTACGCGCCCTTCAACCGTCTGGTGGACGAAGATGTGCCCACCCGGGACTTGCTGGCGCGAGCGTGCCTCGCGGGCCTGCGCCGCGAGCGTCCCGTCTTCGTCACCATCAACAACAAAGCCGAGGGAAGCGCGCCACTGTCCGCCATCAAACTGGCGGAACGTATCGTCTCAGGCAGGACCCAGGAGGGGAGCCAGCGGAGCGTCGTGTCATGA
- a CDS encoding Smr/MutS family protein: MSPRRQPPLAPGEDLLPPEGTEPPPAEDEVVELPIDGNLDLHFFHPREVKPLVIEYLWACRQKGLLDVRIIHGKGTGALRRTVHALLPKLEEVESFRSASEADGGWGATWVRLKPQAAQDSQK; the protein is encoded by the coding sequence ATGAGCCCGCGGCGACAACCCCCTCTGGCACCCGGCGAGGACTTGCTCCCTCCGGAGGGAACGGAACCCCCGCCCGCTGAGGACGAGGTCGTCGAGCTCCCCATCGACGGTAATCTCGACCTGCACTTTTTTCACCCCCGCGAGGTCAAGCCCCTCGTCATCGAGTACCTCTGGGCCTGCCGCCAGAAGGGGTTGCTCGACGTGCGCATCATCCATGGCAAGGGGACGGGCGCGTTGCGCCGCACGGTGCATGCGCTGCTTCCCAAGCTCGAGGAGGTCGAGTCCTTCCGTTCCGCCTCGGAGGCGGACGGGGGCTGGGGCGCGACGTGGGTGCGGCTCAAGCCGCAAGCCGCTCAGGACAGCCAGAAGTAG